A DNA window from Shumkonia mesophila contains the following coding sequences:
- a CDS encoding TRAP transporter substrate-binding protein, translated as MQSKFFVTLPTFVLGTALVLGGALTGGAAAQAAGPIVIKADQGAAASGPWQRAMEKLRDIVESKTNGQLKIEIYPDGVLTNGNLRTTIQMLQSGGIQMGLFLPAFYEGFDPRWQVFSLPYLFKDNQAAYNTCDSDVGQFMLYTLEKKKIKGLSLWQQGFRELTTAKKIVRVPADMAGMKMRVMGSPMFISMIKGFGANPTATSMGELFTALQQGVVDGQENPINTIYLRRFYEVQKYLTLTHHVWSPLILAMSGSFFDGLSPQMQKILLDAAEEVKPFQRQFVREDDEKMTTELRKKMEVIELTDAEMKVWKEETKRVHEEVADKIGRDLVNRFYKAAGY; from the coding sequence ATGCAGTCGAAGTTTTTTGTCACGTTACCGACGTTCGTTCTGGGAACGGCGTTGGTTCTTGGCGGCGCACTGACGGGGGGGGCGGCCGCGCAGGCGGCCGGCCCCATCGTCATCAAGGCGGACCAGGGAGCGGCCGCCAGCGGTCCTTGGCAGCGAGCCATGGAGAAGCTCCGCGACATCGTCGAGAGCAAGACCAACGGACAGTTGAAGATCGAGATCTATCCCGACGGCGTTCTGACCAACGGCAACCTGCGGACCACGATCCAGATGCTGCAAAGCGGCGGCATTCAGATGGGCCTGTTCCTGCCGGCCTTCTATGAGGGCTTCGATCCTCGCTGGCAGGTCTTTTCGCTGCCCTACCTCTTCAAGGACAACCAGGCGGCCTACAACACCTGTGACAGCGACGTCGGCCAGTTCATGCTGTACACCCTGGAAAAGAAGAAGATCAAAGGCTTGTCCCTGTGGCAGCAGGGCTTCCGCGAACTGACCACCGCGAAAAAGATCGTCCGGGTGCCGGCCGACATGGCCGGCATGAAAATGCGCGTGATGGGCAGCCCCATGTTCATCTCCATGATCAAGGGCTTCGGGGCCAACCCGACGGCGACGTCGATGGGCGAACTGTTCACGGCGTTGCAGCAGGGGGTCGTCGACGGCCAGGAAAACCCGATCAACACCATCTACCTGCGGCGCTTCTACGAGGTGCAGAAATACCTGACGCTGACCCATCACGTATGGAGTCCGCTGATCCTCGCCATGAGCGGCAGTTTCTTCGACGGCCTTTCCCCGCAAATGCAGAAAATTCTTCTCGACGCGGCCGAAGAGGTAAAGCCCTTCCAGCGCCAGTTCGTGCGCGAGGACGACGAAAAGATGACGACCGAGCTTCGCAAGAAGATGGAGGTCATCGAGCTCACCGATGCCGAGATGAAGGTGTGGAAGGAAGAGACGAAACGGGTCCACGAGGAGGTCGCCGACAAGATCGGGCGCGATCTTGTCAACCGCTTCTATAAGGCGGCTGGCTACTAA
- a CDS encoding FadR/GntR family transcriptional regulator yields the protein MAKPIIFDPIPTRRIFEEIVGQIRQRIYGGELKPGDRLPGERDLAVQFGVGRTVVREALRTLEEGGLIQIKKGSDGGAFVKEADSSAATRSLTTLIHLGHITVDDLTEARIWLELVVIEHAAQHRTEEDLRRLDENIRQSEEIIEQGVVPRKVNLDFHVILAEAAKNPIFVMLIESLMGVLRGFLEEQELEPNLEYIATVSASHRHIYEAVRDGDPERARQALLGHLLDVNAHFSSLAK from the coding sequence ATGGCTAAACCCATCATCTTCGATCCGATCCCGACGCGGCGCATCTTCGAGGAGATCGTCGGCCAGATCCGCCAGCGGATTTACGGCGGGGAACTCAAGCCGGGCGACCGGCTGCCCGGCGAACGGGACTTGGCGGTCCAGTTCGGCGTCGGTCGGACGGTCGTGCGCGAGGCGTTGCGGACCCTGGAGGAAGGGGGGCTCATCCAGATCAAGAAGGGAAGCGACGGCGGGGCCTTCGTAAAGGAAGCCGATTCGTCGGCGGCCACGCGGTCCCTGACGACGCTGATCCATCTGGGCCATATCACCGTCGACGACCTTACCGAGGCCCGGATCTGGCTTGAGTTGGTCGTCATCGAGCATGCGGCCCAGCATCGGACCGAGGAAGATCTTCGTCGCCTGGACGAGAACATTCGGCAGAGCGAGGAAATCATCGAGCAGGGAGTGGTCCCCCGCAAGGTGAACCTGGACTTCCACGTCATCCTGGCGGAGGCGGCGAAAAATCCCATCTTCGTCATGCTCATCGAATCGTTGATGGGCGTGCTGCGGGGATTCCTCGAGGAACAGGAACTGGAGCCGAACCTGGAGTACATCGCCACGGTGTCGGCCAGCCACCGCCACATTTACGAGGCCGTTCGCGACGGCGATCCCGAGCGGGCGAGGCAGGCCCTCCTCGGCCATCTGTTGGACGTCAACGCGCACTTCTCCTCCCTCGCCAAGTAG
- a CDS encoding TRAP transporter large permease, which yields MENSLILLAVFLVAMLLSVPIALALGFSAMLVITFASSVPPVIVIQNIYTSTDNFTLMGIPFFMLAGNLMKTGGVSRRLVNFAKTIVGSFPGGLGHVAVLTCTIFAAISGSGPATVAAVGLIMIPNMIEAGYDARYASALTAASGGIGVIIPPSIPMVVYAVLANVSIAGIFSAGFIPGFLMAFLLMGANYFVSRKRGYRGEAVPLTLPTVWRAFREAFLSLMMPVIILGGIYSGVFTPTEAAGVAVIYGFLVGALVYREIHWKDLSEILLDSAVMSAICIVILGMAAPFGWILTFENFPMKVAQMMSGFFQSQFSFLLVINVFFLFWGCVMSSMAALIILTPILLPIVATLGIDPIHFGIIMIMNLELGMLTPPFGVNLFIACSISKIGIEDIAKPMVVFIAAALIGLFTVTYIPWLALGVPRLLGLLT from the coding sequence ATGGAAAACAGTCTCATCCTTCTGGCCGTCTTTCTCGTGGCCATGTTGCTGAGCGTGCCGATCGCCCTGGCGCTGGGCTTCTCCGCGATGCTGGTGATCACCTTCGCGTCAAGCGTGCCGCCGGTCATCGTCATTCAGAACATCTACACCTCGACCGACAACTTCACCCTGATGGGCATTCCCTTCTTCATGCTGGCCGGCAACCTGATGAAGACAGGGGGTGTTTCACGGCGCCTGGTCAACTTCGCCAAGACTATCGTCGGCAGTTTTCCCGGCGGTCTCGGCCACGTCGCGGTCCTGACCTGCACAATCTTCGCCGCCATCTCGGGTTCGGGCCCGGCGACGGTCGCCGCCGTCGGCCTCATCATGATTCCCAACATGATCGAGGCCGGCTATGACGCCCGTTACGCCTCGGCGCTCACGGCCGCCTCCGGCGGCATCGGCGTAATCATCCCGCCCAGCATTCCCATGGTGGTCTACGCGGTGCTGGCCAACGTCTCCATCGCCGGCATCTTTTCGGCCGGCTTCATTCCCGGCTTCCTGATGGCGTTCCTGTTGATGGGGGCGAACTATTTCGTCTCGCGCAAACGCGGCTATCGGGGCGAGGCGGTTCCCCTGACGCTGCCGACCGTCTGGCGGGCCTTCCGCGAGGCTTTCCTGTCGCTCATGATGCCGGTGATCATCCTGGGTGGCATTTACAGCGGTGTGTTTACCCCCACCGAGGCGGCCGGCGTCGCCGTCATCTACGGGTTTCTCGTCGGCGCCCTGGTCTACCGGGAAATCCACTGGAAGGACCTGTCGGAAATTCTCCTCGACTCGGCTGTGATGTCGGCCATTTGCATCGTCATCCTGGGCATGGCGGCACCCTTCGGCTGGATTCTCACCTTCGAGAATTTCCCGATGAAGGTGGCGCAGATGATGTCGGGGTTCTTCCAGTCCCAATTCTCCTTCCTGCTGGTGATCAACGTCTTCTTCCTGTTCTGGGGCTGCGTCATGTCGAGCATGGCGGCGCTGATCATCCTGACGCCGATCTTGCTGCCCATCGTGGCGACCCTGGGCATCGACCCCATCCACTTCGGGATCATCATGATCATGAACCTCGAACTGGGCATGCTGACGCCGCCTTTCGGGGTCAACCTGTTCATCGCCTGCAGCATCTCGAAGATCGGCATCGAGGATATCGCCAAACCGATGGTGGTGTTCATCGCGGCCGCCCTGATCGGTCTTTTCACGGTCACCTACATTCCGTGGCTGGCGCTGGGCGTGCCGCGGCTGTTGGGATTGCTGACATAG
- a CDS encoding MFS transporter translates to MSAFIRKHAVLFVLTGLYVANFADRSVLAVVVEPMKADLGLSDGEIGLVQSMLLFCLPILLIPSSLILDLWSRKKMIFLVAVVWSLGCLGTGLATGFLILLLARVVCAFGEATFGPGGTAWVSMSYPAERRSSMLGFFSLAAPLGMALGTLGGGFMVMATGNWRSPFFCLIALGFGLALCVLALTDYRTDGDSKRPDVGLYLAETLGLFRNRTLMLVSVATACFCFIKFSYQGWVPAMLVRSYGLSSMHAGVLFTLMVLAGILGPIIGGQIADRAQRGSPVGRPRIESVLVGLVVVSKAIFYGLMGVVSLPVIVVLGIVDSIVTMAPIPVYFSLAQDVVSVRLKSMSVGLFGVIVFLGGAWGPVAVGALSDLFGGGAAGLRLAMLSNVLAGILSVGLFLLSCRTYADDKVRAERDAPTPPSAFGCASLVGKARSGGAPGTGDR, encoded by the coding sequence ATGAGCGCTTTTATTCGAAAGCACGCCGTGCTGTTCGTTCTCACCGGACTTTACGTCGCCAATTTTGCCGATCGTTCGGTCCTCGCGGTCGTCGTCGAACCGATGAAGGCGGATCTGGGATTGAGCGACGGCGAGATTGGGCTGGTGCAATCCATGCTTCTCTTCTGCCTCCCCATCCTGCTGATCCCCTCGTCGCTGATTCTCGATCTATGGAGCCGCAAGAAGATGATTTTTCTCGTGGCCGTCGTCTGGAGCCTGGGATGTCTGGGAACCGGACTGGCCACAGGCTTCCTCATCCTGCTCCTGGCACGCGTGGTATGCGCCTTCGGCGAAGCCACCTTCGGCCCCGGCGGCACGGCGTGGGTGTCGATGAGTTATCCGGCCGAACGGCGGTCCAGCATGTTGGGCTTCTTCAGCTTGGCCGCACCGCTTGGCATGGCCCTGGGAACGCTGGGTGGCGGCTTCATGGTGATGGCGACCGGCAACTGGCGCAGCCCATTCTTTTGCCTCATCGCGCTGGGGTTCGGACTGGCCCTTTGCGTTCTCGCACTCACCGACTACCGGACCGACGGCGACAGCAAGCGGCCCGACGTTGGACTTTACCTCGCCGAGACTCTCGGTCTCTTCCGCAACCGGACCCTGATGCTGGTCAGCGTAGCGACCGCCTGCTTCTGCTTTATCAAGTTTTCCTACCAAGGGTGGGTTCCGGCCATGCTGGTCCGGTCCTACGGCCTCAGCAGTATGCACGCGGGCGTGCTGTTCACTCTGATGGTCCTGGCCGGGATTCTGGGCCCCATCATCGGCGGCCAGATCGCCGACCGTGCGCAGCGCGGTTCGCCGGTCGGCCGGCCGCGGATTGAGAGCGTCCTGGTGGGCCTGGTGGTTGTCAGCAAGGCGATTTTCTATGGCCTCATGGGTGTCGTTTCGTTGCCGGTTATCGTGGTACTGGGTATCGTTGACAGCATCGTTACCATGGCGCCGATCCCAGTCTATTTCTCGTTGGCCCAGGATGTCGTTTCGGTCCGCCTGAAAAGCATGTCGGTCGGGCTGTTCGGGGTGATCGTGTTTCTGGGCGGGGCCTGGGGTCCGGTGGCGGTGGGGGCACTTTCCGACCTTTTCGGCGGAGGTGCTGCCGGCCTCCGGCTGGCTATGCTGTCGAACGTGTTGGCCGGTATCCTCAGCGTTGGCCTGTTTCTTCTCAGCTGCCGGACCTACGCCGACGACAAGGTGCGCGCGGAGAGGGATGCGCCGACCCCACCATCTGCTTTTGGGTGCGCAAGTCTGGTCGGAAAGGCCCGTTCAGGGGGTGCGCCGGGCACGGGCGACCGCTAG
- a CDS encoding TRAP transporter small permease, producing MKALDATLLGIEEILLKALFVILPLLCFLQVLSRFVLHFPVPWSEEAMRVLFMWATFIGASLAVKRGAHLSVTALVNTLPEAPREIVALVIGLLCAVLCLYFSYNGLEVSMMEADSGETLPVSELPTYISSLAIPIGFLLMAVRFALAAIERWQRRAA from the coding sequence GTGAAGGCTTTGGACGCTACCCTGCTTGGCATCGAAGAGATTCTGCTCAAGGCGCTCTTCGTGATTCTCCCTTTGCTTTGTTTTCTCCAGGTCTTGTCCCGCTTTGTTCTCCACTTCCCCGTTCCCTGGTCGGAGGAGGCGATGCGGGTGCTGTTCATGTGGGCCACCTTCATCGGGGCCAGCCTGGCGGTGAAGCGGGGGGCCCATCTTAGCGTGACCGCGCTGGTGAATACCCTGCCCGAGGCGCCGCGCGAGATTGTCGCCCTGGTCATCGGTCTGCTCTGCGCGGTGCTCTGCCTGTACTTCAGCTACAACGGGCTGGAAGTCTCGATGATGGAGGCGGACAGCGGTGAAACACTGCCGGTTTCCGAACTGCCGACCTACATTTCGTCGCTGGCCATTCCCATCGGTTTCCTGCTGATGGCCGTTCGCTTCGCCCTGGCGGCGATCGAGCGGTGGCAGCGGCGCGCGGCCTAG
- a CDS encoding M24 family metallopeptidase, with amino-acid sequence MDEAQERISVQISMTELERRWSAVRREMKARGIDILIMQNTNQWLGGYVKWFTDVPGANGYPMTVVFPVDEEMAAINCGPWMSEESKLIDLSARDWSLRGVKNRWTAPFFPSLHYSKTYDAELIVKYYGKRGKITVGWVNLAHIPAAFHNYIVKHMPLATFVDATDFVDEIKAIKSPEEIALIRRCAALQDSAFEVALKNLVDGNRDHEVMAHIQFHLEMNGSEEQLIMAGSGPMGTATAMFKRHFMNRTMRKGDQFTLMIEANGPGGVYCELARTCVLGKASNELQDGFEVAKAAQVETLKRLKPGAVPGDILAAHNAFLRKHGYPEETRLYSHGQGYDLVERPAIRDDETMIIRQNMNITVHPIVATKTYFTWVCDNYLITETGVSDCLHKTAKKIFEV; translated from the coding sequence ATGGATGAGGCACAAGAAAGAATCTCGGTCCAGATCTCGATGACGGAATTGGAGCGCCGGTGGAGCGCGGTCCGCCGCGAGATGAAGGCCCGCGGCATCGACATTCTGATCATGCAGAACACCAACCAGTGGCTCGGCGGCTACGTCAAATGGTTCACCGACGTGCCAGGGGCCAACGGCTATCCGATGACGGTGGTCTTTCCCGTCGATGAGGAAATGGCCGCCATCAACTGCGGTCCGTGGATGAGCGAGGAGAGCAAGCTTATCGACCTGAGCGCCCGCGACTGGTCCCTGCGGGGCGTCAAGAACCGGTGGACGGCTCCCTTCTTCCCGTCCCTGCACTACAGCAAGACTTACGATGCCGAATTGATCGTCAAGTACTACGGCAAGCGCGGGAAGATCACCGTCGGCTGGGTCAACCTCGCCCACATTCCGGCCGCCTTCCACAACTACATCGTCAAGCACATGCCACTGGCGACCTTCGTCGACGCCACCGACTTCGTCGACGAGATCAAGGCGATCAAGAGCCCCGAGGAGATCGCCCTGATTCGCCGCTGCGCCGCCCTTCAGGATTCCGCCTTCGAGGTCGCGCTCAAGAATCTGGTGGACGGCAATCGCGATCACGAAGTCATGGCGCACATCCAGTTCCACCTGGAGATGAACGGCAGCGAGGAACAGCTGATCATGGCCGGCTCGGGCCCGATGGGCACGGCGACCGCCATGTTCAAGCGGCACTTCATGAACCGCACCATGCGCAAGGGGGACCAGTTCACCCTGATGATCGAGGCCAACGGCCCCGGCGGCGTCTACTGCGAGTTGGCCCGCACCTGCGTGCTGGGCAAGGCATCGAACGAACTCCAGGACGGCTTCGAGGTGGCCAAGGCGGCCCAGGTGGAGACGCTCAAGCGCCTCAAGCCGGGCGCGGTCCCGGGCGACATTCTGGCAGCCCACAACGCCTTCCTGCGCAAACACGGCTACCCCGAGGAAACTCGCCTCTATTCGCACGGGCAGGGTTATGATCTGGTGGAACGACCCGCCATCCGCGACGACGAAACCATGATCATCCGCCAGAATATGAACATCACGGTTCATCCCATTGTCGCGACCAAGACCTATTTCACCTGGGTCTGTGACAACTACCTGATCACCGAAACCGGGGTGAGCGACTGCCTGCATAAAACGGCGAAGAAGATTTTCGAGGTCTGA